The Bubalus bubalis isolate 160015118507 breed Murrah chromosome 16, NDDB_SH_1, whole genome shotgun sequence genome window below encodes:
- the LOC102399396 gene encoding beta-galactosidase-1-like protein 3: MTLTLRFLPAAERRLRAEASDPLFPPPLPGVGGPGRLLSLGWAPRRAPGEGPSSPQLMGPPGTDSLRPPRRSPSSPRSLRAVCRGQPGALARGGRRRGSPDLPGAAVPQRGVCPGPSPPRPSTPGRRAARCPSCPVGGRRPLGGKVHRQPSAQNEAGGGAARSSAPAARPPGALPGPSGASPACRGHGRFPCPFRPRLSWRRVLCVLFLPFVSSGFAPPAKYRNNFIFEHRKLHPNPRRFDWSHLTPRELKNRSQGIQTEERAGRNPYFTLEGHEFLILGGSIHYFRVPRASWRDRLLKLRACGFNTVTTYVPWNLHEPERGTFDFSGNLDLEAFILLAEEVGLWVILRPGPYICSEMDLGGLPSWLLQDPMSQLRTTNRSFVNAVNKYFDHLIPRVAPLQYRQGGPIIAVQVENEYGFFYKDEAYMPYLLQALQQRGIGGLLLTADNTEQVMRGHIKGVLASITMKGFKVDSFKHLYKLQRHKPILIMEFWVGWFDTWGIDHRVMGVNEVEKSVSEFIRYGISFNVYMFHGGTNFGFMNGATSFEKHRGVTTSYDYDAVLTEAGDYTAKYFMLRSLFESILVRPLPPVPSPTPKAVYPSLKLSRYLPLWEALPYLQRPVTSNVPINMENLPINNGNGQSFGFVLYEMTICSGGQLHANAQDEAQVFLNETSLGILTDVYRDIDIPPITECQLLRILVENQGRVNFSWKIQNQRKGLIGPVTLDKIPLSWFTIYSLELKTQFFKKYALTVALTLTQALTLPLTLTLTLTLTLNRTLTVTLTLNLARALTLPLPLNLTLALTQALTLTLNPNSNPKPDPGCDRGPDPDPKL, from the exons ATGACCCTAACCCTCCGGTTCCTCCCCGCAGCTGAGAGGCGTCTGCGTGCAGAGGCGTCCGACCCACTGTTCCCTCCGCCTCTGCCCGGTGTCGGGGGACCTGGGCGCCTCCTCTCGCTGGGATGGGCTCCCCGCCGCGCTCCAGGTGAAGGCCCCTCATCCCCGCAGCTCATGGGCCCTCCAGGCACGGACTCCCTGAGGCCCCCTCGCCGCTCCCCGTCCTCGCCCCGGAGCCTCCGAGCCGTCTGTCGCGGTCAGCCTGGGGCCCTCGCCCGGGGCGGGCGGCGTCGAGGGTCCCCAGACCTGCCCGGGGCGGCAGTCCCCCAGCGCGGCGTCTGCCCCGGCCCGAGCCCGCCTCGGCCCAGCACCCCGGGAAGAAGGGCGGCCCGGTGCCCCTCCTGCCCTGTTGGGGGCCGCAGGCCTCTAGGAGGCAAAGTCCACAGGCAGCCCTCTGCGCAGAATGAGGCGGGCGGCGGGGCAGCACGGAGCTCCGCTCCCGCCGCCCGGCCGCCCGGGGCGCTCCCGGGTCCCTCCGGCGCCTCCCCCGCCTGCCGGGGTCACGGGCGGTTTCCTTGTCCTTTCAGGCCCCGTCTCTCCTGGAGAAGAGTCCTGTGCGTCCTTTTCCTGCCATTTGTCTCATCGGGTTTTGCTCCTCCGGCGAAATACAGAAATAACTTCATATTCGAACACAGAAAGCTGCATCCAAACCCGCGCAG GTTTGACTGGTCGCACCTGACGCCCCGCGAGCTGAAGAACCGCTCACAGGGGATACAGACTGAGGAGCGAGCCGGGCGCAACCCCTACTTCACGCTGGAGGGCCACGAGTTCCTCATCCTTGGGGGCTCCATACACTACTTCCGAGTGCCACGGGCCTCCTGGAGAGACCGGCTGCTCAAGCTGCGGGCCTGCGGCTTCAACACCGTCACCAC CTACGTCCCGTGGAACCTCCATGAGCCGGAGAGAGGCACATTCGACTTCTCCGGGAACCTGGACCTGGA GGCCTTCATCCTGCTGGCGGAGGAGGTGGGGCTGTGGGTGATCCTGCGTCCAGGCCCCTACATCTGCAGCGAGATGGACCTCGGGGGCCTGCCCAG CTGGTTACTGCAGGACCCCATGTCGCAGCTGAGGACCACCAACCGCAGCTTTGTGAACGCTGTGAACAAGTACTTCGACCACCTGATTCCCAGGGTGGCTCCGCTCCAG TACCGCCAGGGAGGCCCCATCATCGCGGTGCAGGTAGAGAACGAATACGGCTTCTTCTACAAGGACGAGGCCTACATGCCCTATCTGCTGCAG GCCCTGCAGCAGAGGGGCATTGGAGGGCTGCTCCTGACCGCGGACAACACAGAGCAAGTGATGAGAGGACATATAAAGGGAG TGCTGGCCAGCATCACCATGAAGGGGTTCAAGGTGGACTCGTTCAAGCATCTGTACAAGCTGCAG AGACACAAGCCCATTCTGATCATGGAATTCTGGGTCGGCTGGTTTGATACCTGGGGAATCGATCACAGGGTGATGGGTGTGAACG AAGTTGAAAAGAGTGTGTCTGAATTTATCAGATATGGGATCTCCTTCAACGTGTACATGTTCCATGGGGGGACCAACTTTGGTTTCATGAACGGGGCCACGAGTTTCGAGAAGCACAGAGGTGTTACCACGAGCTACG ACTATGACGCAGTGCTGACGGAGGCTGGGGACTACACCGCCAAGTACTTCATGCTCCGGAGCCTCTTTGAGTCCATCCTGG TCAGGCCCCTGCCCCCTGTTCCGAGTCCCACTCCCAAGGCGGTGTACCCCTCCTTGAAGCTATCTCGCTACCTGCCGCTGTGGGAGGCCCTGCCTTATCTGCAGAGG CCGGTCACCTCTAACGTTCCGATCAACATGGAGAACCTGCCCATCAACAACGGCAACGGCCAGTCCTTCGGGTTTGTGCTTTATGAGATGACCATCTGCTCCGGGGGCCAGCTCCATGCCAACGCACAAGATGAGGCTCAG GTGTTTTTGAATGAGACGAGTTTAGGGATTTTGACCGATGTTTATCGGGACATAGACATTCCTCCAATCACG GAATGTCAGCTTCTAAGGATCCTGGTGGAGAATCAAGGACGAGTCAATTTTTCATGGAAAATTCAAAATCAGCGGAAAG GATTGATCGGACCTGTTACTCTGGATAAAATCCCCCTGAGCTGGTTCACCATTTATTCTCTGGAACTGAAAACACAGTTCTTCAAGAAGTAC GCCCTGACTGTGGCCCTGACGCTGACCCAGGCCCTGACCCTACCTCTAACCCTAACTCTGACCCTGACACTAACCCTAAACCGGACTCTGACAGTAACTCTGACCCTGAACCTGGCCCGGGCCCTGACCCTACCTCTACCCTTAAACCTGACTCTGGCCCTGACCCag gccctgaccctgaccctaaaCCCTAACTCTAACCCTAAACCTGATCCTGGCTGTGACCGaggccctgaccctgaccctaaactctaa